The DNA window TATATGAAACCACGTATACCACGATACTCAAATAAAACAATAATGGCAAATAACTTGGCTGGTACAACCTTTTTAACTCAAATAATCCACAACATTTTGGTATTGATGTAACCAAAGCAATAGAAACCGTCTTATTTTTCAAGGACCATCCAAGATCCTTGGGTCCACCACGAACACCACAACATATTATAGTTTACTGTCCTCAACCCTCATCGATCATAAAGGATGAAATAAAGAGAAATAAAAATTATTCAAGCAGACGTGTGTATCGCCACATAACCGTGTAAACCTTTGCCAGCTAGCTACTTTGAAGAAACTGAAATCATGATCATGACCACAGTACAGACGGCGGCCGCTAGGAGCAAACCACAAGAGGTGTCCAAGGAGGTGTAGAATTTTCTATGAGCGGAGTCGAAAGATTTTCCATTAATTCGTTGATTGTCAACTACAAGACCTAGTCCAGCGGCACCTCCCGAAGTTAACAGTGCGCAAAGTACCTGAACAATACATTAATTCATCCATCAAGTAAAAACATTAAGTGATGAAGTGTACTATTTACAGAAGAATTTTACGCGGACATCCTGATGATGAATTCACAATTGAAGAATAAAGTAAGGGATGGCTTACAACATCCATGAAGATGAAGAATCATGCGCAACACTTGGTGCCTCCAATTCTCTTCCCTTCGACGACAGCAATTGCGGCCACAGAAATTAACACCAGAGTGTAGGCACACCTAATGGCAGCCACGGAAAGGACATACCTAAAAACATTACAAAGTACAATTAGAATATTCTATGTAACTCCCATATATAGCTGCGGCAAATTAAACCCTCACCTATACGTGTAAAGATCTTGGAAGCTGATGCCATATATCTGGCCAACGTCTTCACCAATTGGGTCATAGTCAGTTCTAGCTGTTGTCGCTATGAGGACAAGAGATGCTGCAAGGACGCCTAGGGTGACGACACGGAGGACTAGGGTTGCCACGGCTAGACCTCGAGCTCTAGGGGCCATTTTTGTCGCTTTAGATTTGAGATGCTTTGCGCTTGCGTTGCAATGGTGGTTGTcataaggatttatactagtcCTCGATCTGCATGCAGCCTCGCTTGCATTCATTGGAAATAACGAGAAGTTAAGTTCAAGGAAAGTATGTACAACTACACAAGGACACAGTAGATTTGGATGAAATCTATCGCTCCTTGTTTTGGTCGTCATATCATATACACAAACAGCTCAACAGGATGGAGGTGCCTTGAGTGTGAAGCTGCGTATATTAATTAATAACAACAATGCTAATTTGGCCTGACCAATCACCATTTAGCAAGAACATACCACTCACATTTGGTGGCATCCATCTAAACGGTTACATATACAAACAATAATGGTGCAACAGTCAACAAAGATACTACTCTCGCTCGGTTAAGGTAAGTAATTATCGATTTTCCTAAGTCAAAAAAGCGAAAAATGACCTATAGTTCATGTCCACATGTATGACACCAAAAGACATACTATGAAAAAATATTTCAGATGAATTTAATGATACATGGGAATATTTGGTACCATAGATGCTCTCTTTTTTATAAACTTAATCAAAGTACCGATGGTTTAATTTCAGCAAAACAAAATTGGATTTCTTTTGGAGATAAAGGGAGTAGTTTAGATACATGTTTTTATTGATGCAAGCAAATACGTAAATTATATGTTAATGTAACAAATGATGCATGATGTCAAGTGCCATCATAAGCTAAGGATGGTAATAGTTATGGTACAGTGCTCAAGATGGACTTGTACCCCTCTCGTTACAAATACTTGACATCTAGGACAAGATTTAATCAAACTAGTATACAACTTTAATTGTTGAAAACTTTATAATATTTAGTTTCAAAAATTGTACATATTTGGTTTGTATGATAGAACTTTTGTAACTACATAAactaaagagttaaatgcaccgtaggtccattaacttttggtgatatgtcatctaggtccattaactttcaaaCTGCATTTTTTGGTCCATCAACTTTTGGTGGTGTATGATCcaagtccatcaactttcaaactacATTTTTGGGTCCATtcacttttggtggtgtgtcatccaggtccatcaacttttaaattgcatttttgggtccctaaactttttaactaGTTCACCGTAGGTCCGTACCCCTTCGTTTAGCGAATAGATCTGACATGGTATGCCAAAAAAGCAACCACCATGGCCGGTCAACCAAACATAAAATCCAGTCTAATCTACCTAGTACAAAGCCGAAGGCCACAGGTATAGGCACGCAGGTCACCTGACCCAAACAAAACTCGGACTCCACCAGCCCAACTAGGACCGATTGACCCTGAgtccctgattcggctaacatgcaTGGCACGTTCAAACGCAGCCACCAATTTGATTCATGTACATAGGTGCACGCAGGCACTAAAAGTTAGATGCTAGATAAAAGATTGTGTATCACAACTGAATAGGAAACTAATGCATAGAAATAATAAAATACTACGGCAAGGATGCTAATCACATTGGGAAAATTCCATTGATGATCTCCACCTCTTTAGAATTAGTACTGATGTATCTTGTTGGCATCATTTTCTCCTCATTTCCACGCAATAATAAGGcacctctataaaatatctttgatGGTAGTCCAGCAGTTGTCCATTTCTCCATGTCCACAATATATTTATCCTTAAAAATAATAGTCCCAAATTTAAGACCAGAGGATATTAACGAATTACCAGCTGCTACATTTGAATTATTGCTAGACAAGTCTCCATGAACATCTTGAGGAGCTATGGACTCATCACCTACTCTACGGTGGCTTCTTATTTGGCGTGCCATGTCAGATCTATTCGCTAAACGAATGGGTATGGACCTACAgtgaaccagttaaaaagtttagggacccaaaaatgcaatttgaaagttgatggacctggattaCACACCACCagaagttaatggacccaaaaatgcagtttgaaagttgatggacttggatgacacaccaccaaaagttaatagacccaaaaatacagtttaaaagttgatggacctagatgacacatcaCCAAAACTTAATGGACctacggtgcatttaactctaaacTAAAACTCTGTAGGTACGTCCATACTTCCACAAAACATTGATGGAAAACAAAACACTTGTATTTTGTCTTTGTGAATTACTTATGTAAtagcatatacatatacatataggaCTTATAATCATTTGTAATGTGGGAGGAACTCCATTGGGTTAACATCTAGTTCTGGGCTTCCCTTGGCTTGGGTTGAGTGCAGTCTTGAACCACAAATCTATTAAAGATGGTCCATCCATTCACTGCAATAAAAATGTTTTTAGGTGACAACACGTTTTATTTACAAAGGTGGTCCAAAAGGGTCCCATGTCTTCAAAACTACTAAGACAACTTCAGAGGCAGTTGGTCCATTTTAGGACACAATTTGTCTCTATAAATTAATTAACTCTGAAAATGGAGCCCATTTTTAGAGGCGAACTTCTTATAAAGCTCGCTTCTGTTAATAAGGCAATTGCACGTAGTTGGCCTACTAACTAAATCTTAGCATTAAATCCCATCTAGCTACCAGGCTCTTATCCTCCCTCCCACATCACGCTTGCAACCTTTCTCCGCTCCCTCTTCACTCCCTTGGCTCCCTCACTCTCGTCTGCTCTCCCCCAAAATGGATCTAGATCCGTGGACGTGTAGCACCTAGGGTGCTTCTCCAGCAGCATGGGGCTAGGACCCCACTGTAAAGATAGGCCCAGGAGCCGAGGTGGCTATGGTAATTCAATCTCTAGCGCCTGTCGTCCCCCGCTGGAAGTGAACAGGCAGGCTTGAGTCAGATCTGTCGTCGGCGCCCTCAATTTGCCCATGTCGCGTGACTCCCCCTCTAATTTGGCAAGATGGGTGGGCCAAAACCAGATATACCTGCGAGCTAGGATGGCCGGAGCCACATCCAACAACGTGCGAGCTTGGATCTTGCATGGGcgatcactactacacaaaatcttttgcgAGGCATTTCAGAAATAGCCTTGGAGGCGGGTGGGATTTCAAACCGCCTTGGTTAATGCTTAGGATTAACCAAGGCGGTcattttttattaaccgaggtggtcacAGTCAAATGCCTCTCAAAATTGATTTACTAAGAAGGTTAAAAAATAACCGCCTCCTAAAATCTATTAATCGAGGCGGGCCTTATAAGAGGCCGGCCTCCAAAAATCAGGCCATTTTTGGAGGCGGATCTCTTAAGAGGCCCGTCTCCGTAAAGAGGCCTGAATCCCAGCAGGCCCAGGAGGCCCGTTACCATATGTGCCACTATATAATCAGCACTAAGGGTTTGGGAGGTTTCACTCGATCACTCAGCCCAACTATCTCTCTATGCGGCGTGACTCCCTCTCCCGCAACCGAGCGGTGACTCCTCTCTCCCGTGCCTCCCTCTCCcggtctccctctccctcacccgAGCCTGAGACCTCTCCcagtctccctctccctcaccctcaCACGAGCCCGAGACCACAGCAGCGGCACCTCTCCCTGCCTCCCTGAGCATGGATCTTGAGGTGATGGCACCTCTCCCTCCTTCTCCTGAGCGTGGATCAGCGgtgcctctccctccctctcccgagCGCGGATCTGGATTCAGCCGAGCTTGTCCCCCAGCGTGGAAGGCATGGATCTGACGTGGAGGGCGTGGATCCAGCGTGGAGGGCATGGATCCCGGAGCAGAGCTCGTCCCCCGGCATGGAGGGCGTGGATCCAGCGACCTGCGGTGGCGACGGGCGTAGATCTGATAaggagcagcggtggcggcgcggTGGAGGTCCTCCAGGCACATCCAGGCTGTGGCGAGCATTTTGACCGACGACGAGAATCTGTGACCGACGAGGAGCGCTGGTACGCGGATCCAGCGGCGGATTTGGTGGTGGATCAAGAACCCCTGGCTGTGGTGGCGCGCGGGGTGGGGCCTGCTCTCCCGACGGCGGCGACCTGGATCTAGGCCCAGTTAGGGCTCGGTAcgggatttttcttttttttttgttttttatttgattaatcGAAGTGGGCAGACAACCGCCTTGGTAGTTTGTGTATTAACCATGACCTTTTGTTCGAGGCGGTTGCATTGCCCGCTTCGGATAATCCAAAACCCCCGCCTCGGTTAAACTTACTATAGTAGTGGATGAGGTAGAATTCCAtcctctctatctctatctctctcCCTTGTCCTCACTCTCTCTACACTATTGAAGCTCAGATTTACTAGCAAGtctaggtggtggtggtggccgaggAGGAAGGGAAAGATCTAGTGGCGAAGGCGGCAGCAGGAGGAGCAAAAGTGGCAAACCGCCACTGCTGGTTCTGCACAGCATCCTCCACGAGTTCGGCTTTCATCTCGCAAGTTAATTCAATGGCGGTGGATCTAGTGCTGGAGGTGATGGAGGCAACGTTGGAGCAGCAACTGCGAGCTTTCACGTTGGGTTCTGGCAATGTCCGCGCACAGATTGGGTGGGCCTTCATACCCGGTTTGTTGGACCTACGGGTTTGTTGGGTAACAGATTCTTTTATTTGTCAAATTTCATTTCCTAGAGGCAGGCGTTCAACTAACACACATGTGTATATCTTGATTTACAATGGGAGTTTGGTACAAATGGTCCTCACGAGGGAACTCCTTTTGTCCGTCTCAAATCATAGTAGTTCCATGGGGTACTCGTCAGCACACCTTAATTTATTGAAAATTGTTTTATATGCTATTGATCTTTATTCCGATCCATTTGTATTTTAATAGAATTGAAGTCTTGGCTTCACAACTTTGCATTGTAGCCATCTTCTATGAATGCATATAATAAGGATTATATGAAAATAGCAAGCTAAGCGTAGCTTAGCTGGTTGGATTTTTTCGTTGTGGAATCTGTCCATCCGAGTTTAAGTTCTTGACCATTTATATAAGGTTTTTATAGTGtcaattcacaaaaaaaaaaagtaattatTGAAATAGGCTTATCAACTATCAACACAAAATAGTGTAAACGAACAACGCAATATCTGGTTTCCAGTAGACTTCTCTAGAGAACATAATCCACATTAAACGCGAAGGCACAAAAAGAAAAACATAATCTTATTATTACAATCGTAGTTTGTTGCTTGACCAAGAATAATCGaaagagaagaggaggagctaacaatatatatatttcttctgtGCAGAGTCTGGAAACCTTTTAAACTGTGTGATGAACAGAATATTTTTTGGAACAATAAATATAATTTGTACTTATAGCTAGATGAGCAAGTGAGCCGAGATCGTTATCATGATCACCATGCAGACAGTTGCCCCCAGCATCAAACCACACGAGaggtccaccatgttgcagaaaTTCTTGGTATCCGAATCCAGCAACTCCGGAAAACGCTGGGAATCAACAGTCAGACCAAGGCCTGCGGCAGCTCCTGTGGCAATCAGCACAGCAAACACCTGCAGCGTGCAGGGGCATTCATTCGGCATTTTTGTGTCAAGACCAGGCCTAATATTAGCTACTCTATTCGTAACCAGTGTACTTAGAAAAAGGATCGAATTCAAATCTGAGGCTTAGGTAGACACAACATTTAAATTCCGAACAAAATAAATATATAATCAATAATTGAAGGAATAATGGAATAAAAAACCACATTACTTTTCTCTAAACTAACAAAATAAATATATAGTCGATAATTTCCTCCCGGCCAACTCCACGGGGAGGTATGAAGCGCCCTTCCGTGGAGCATCCTCTGAGGAGCTCCACCAagatggagtgaatcagatcccCGGATCCACTGTTTTGGTGAATCCAAATTTGATGGATCAAGAGCGTTCgggaaatttttgtggagtggaGCTGTTTTTGGTGAATCTGGAGCTAGTAGAGCTCTACAAAACAGACCCTATATACTATTTTGAAAGGATGTCATTTTTTTAGGTTGGTACATAGTGTGTATCTAGGGCATGATTGGTTTCCTGGTTCAGGTTAACCTGGCCTGTACTAACGAAGTAGGCCGACACTCGGTGGATACAAGAGCATATTAATAGTAGTACGTTGATGTCTAGACAGACAAGAGAAACAATGTTATCGCTTGCACCCATACATGTTGTAGTCCCGCATTACTGTGGACGACCTTCTTCACATCGCACGCATTGGAAAGACTATCAATGCTCGTCTTCAACCTCAGTCATCTCCCCTCCAGCCCCAGCCCCACCTGCCTCGCCTGCTACTCAAGTCACCTGTGAGCTCCCCACCCATCCCTACCCTCTGCCACTCCTTCCCTGCTCTTTCCTCAATCCAACTGGCTACCTCACCAACAACTTCTCACCCTTGTCATCGGCTTTGTCTAACTGGTTGTCCTCAGCAGTTCGTTTGGTGGCACCTCTCCCTCATCGCTGGCCGGCCTTTAACTCGCTACCACCGTCACTGATCCCCTCCCCGTCCAAACCTACCGGCCTTGACCATCCCGAAAATCTGGAACTTACCGCAACAGCCGTTGCCACGTCTACCATCCTGCTGCCCCCCTGCCCCCTCTCCCGCTTGCGTCGCCTGCAGGTAAGCATACGTGCAAACAAAAGACTGTACATTGGCGTCCCCTCTGCTCTGCATTGCCTGAGTGCGCTCCTTGCACGGAGCCAACCAGGCCGCATAGAAACAGgcaagtgttgtttttttatcatATGAGCCATGCCAGGTCAAATCTGGGCAACTAATCACGCCCCTAGGCGTCCCACCCCCTTATGCAATGGCGTGATTTTGGCTGTGTATATCCTTTGTGGATATAGAAGCTGGATTAATAAaattcattatctaaaaaaatgcaCTAGCAAGATACTTACCACATCAGTGAAAATGAGAAGAACAGTTGCACCGCCGCGCCCAATTTTCCTTCCCTGGGCTACATGGATGACGTCGAATGGAAGCACCAGCAAAGTGTAAGCACATCCGATGACGGCTGCAGATACAACATACCTGAAAAAAAATAACGAAAGAAAGCACACAAACTTAAAATTGAGCAACTAATCGACCAAATTTTACAACAGAAAAAGAAATTGACAGATGAGGAGAGGTCCTTCGGAATTCTCACCTGTATGCTAAACGGTCCCGAAAGGTGAAATTTGGTGGGTCCTCTACGGCACTAAATGGTCCAAAATAAATCTTGTTGGTCACCATAATGATAAGAGAAGCTATGAGGAAGAGGAGCGTGAGAACTCGAAGGACCAGGGATACAGCAGCAAGGGCTCTCTCTGAGAAGGCCGCCATTTCTTTGCAAACTAGTGTGAGCTTATGTCCGGGTCTTCAAGATTTATAGTGTGCATGGTACTACCTTCCTTTTTGTTGTTATGAAGGTTTACTTGTTCAAGGCATTTGGCACTATACACAAGTCCTTGTTGTAATCGCTACCGTTTGAAGTTTTCTTGTGAGGTTGCAGCCAAGCTAGCATCGTTCCTTTTTGTTTGTTTTGGCTGGATTTGGCTGGATGCAGCAGGATCCCCACCGGCTAAGGCCTTTCGCTTGgacttatcagccgtaccgtttcagcgaaatatgagtgtttttctcccacaacaaatcagcatcagcattaGCACCAGTCGTTTTTCCAGCCAGCCAAACAAGCCGTAAAATGGCTGCACACGGTCACAGATGCCAAGTGTAattctatcttttttttttcaggtGTCAAGACCCTGTCAGCGTGCTGTCACTTGAAAGCTTTTCTTCATTTATTTCGGTGTATTACACACAATATTATGAATAAACACAGCATCTCACACCGTACACATATGATTTGGCACTTAATTATGTGCATAAATCATATGGCTTGTAGTAGCAGCCTTTCTAGAAATGTACCTAACTAACCAGTGAACAGTACTTTCTACAAATCATATACTATCCACTAATTGTGCTACCCTACTGTCCAAAATTATATCACTTGTTTTACTGTTTATACATGTTGGTGAACTACCACCCCAAAAGCAAGCGATGACGATAAGCCAAGGCCTCAATGAATGCAAGGACGAGGCAAACCTGTGCCGCAAAAGACTATGAAGTGTGTTGAATATTTGGTGTTCAAATTTTCTTATTAGGGGAAATGTAATCCTAGTGTTGAGATTGTAATTAATACCTCTTGGGCCTTGGCTACCGACAATGTAATTCTCCAATTTTATGGGCCAGCAGGGCCAATAAAGAAAGGAAAAGGTCCATTTTTGTTGTATCTTTTTATCAATGTTTTCTGTAATTGATTCATAGTTGCGGTTTCTCTAGtctaattgtggtgaaatttttatggtgagctAATCATTACATGCTTGAGCTGTAGAAAAAATTCCATGCCCATCATTGGATCACGTATGattgagttatagatttatctaggtttatgtttgttaaatagtTTTAAAATGAAATTAAATCTATAACTCAGTCATGCATGATCCAATGAGCAAGAAATTTTTGTTGGAGtccatgagtagatctacacagtaaacatatgATATGATATGTTTATGTTTTAGTACAATGTTTTTTTGTTGTAGCTCTAGATCTaaatttttctgtaattaattcatagctgcagtttttgTTGTCCAATTATGATGAAATCTTTACGATGGGACAACCATTGAATGCTTGAGATATAGCAAAAATTTCATCCTCATTGGATCGTGTATGATTGAATTATAGTTTTATCTAGATAAACCTAGATAAATCTATAAGTCAGTCATATATGAttcaatgagcatgaaatttttcTACAACTCAAGCATGCAATGATTAATCCACCATAAAAGTTTCAACATAATTGGACAAGAGAAACTGCAACCATGaattatttatagaaaatatatatctaaagttatagtaaaatcttttttctaaagcataccatatgatatgttcactgtgtagatctactcatgcaaAGTCCAACACAAtcagattttccattttatgatttgttGGTGATTTATTATGAAATTttaaagattcagccgaaataaaaataaatgaaaaaaagaaaaaccaccaagagaaacagcCATGTAGGTCAAATGATCGTTTTTGAGAGATGAGAGAGGAATTATTTCTGGTTTTAGAGTTCAATGAGGAAAAGCTGACTTTCGCAATAGTTGAGAAAGGCAAAGTTGACATTTTGCGTAAGGCAATAAGGACTACCATCCAGCATCTGGGCGTTGCTGACTCCGGCCTGCGGTTTGGTGCAGCTGGGCAGGACCTTGGCCCAGCACTGAAAGGGCGAGTGGCCAGTCATCTCTTCGGCCCACTTGTCACACGGACACCCATTCGTTCGGCCCATGGAGACACACCTCCGTGGGTTAACATCGGCTGCCGGGCTTCCCATTGCATGGCTGAGTTTACACGTAGGCTGGAAATTTTCTGACCCAAGAATGGGATGACATATCAACGGGTTATTCAGCGCCCTCTCGGCCTCACATGGAGAGTTCTGTTTGTCTTTATCTATGCGGATGATCTTTATTGTAATAATGTAATCCATTTGTGTAGTAATACAACCATCTTCAGTGTGGTAGTGACGTACCGTGCCTACTGCTTTTGCAGATGTTCTTTCCCAAAGACTTGAGTTTGCAACGACAGTGTGGTAATGACGATGGTGTTGACGGCCATTTCTCCATGGATCTCCTTAAGTTCATATTTTGTGGTGACTTCTCGGACTCACTTTATTTCTTCATGCCATAATAAATAGGATTAAGTCCATTTTTGGCCACTCAACTATTGGGTTCGTCTAATTTtgaccctcaactacaaaaccatCTAATGCTggtaccccaactgtcaaaaccgttcacttgtATCACCTCGGCGCGGGTGAGGCTGTTTTGTCCAACGTGTAGCGGTTTTGACCACGCCATGCTGGCGTTCACCATGCCACGCTGGCCCCTCTCTTTCCTCCCGTCCTACGCGCGTGAAGGAGGCAACGGCAACGGCGGCGCTCGAGCAAGTTGCGGTGGCGGCACCCGAACAGGCTATAGCACGACAGCACGCGAGCAGGCTACAGCGCGCTTCCCCCTGCACCCCAGCCAAGCTTGCCGCGCCCGCCGCCTCACGCGCCCCGGCCAAGCTCGCCATGGCCATCGCCATGGTTGCTCGGTGCTCGCATGCCGCCACGGCCGCCGTCGTGTTCCTACTGCTCCGCCCTTCACCGAGCCAAACGAGCGCCACCGCCGGTTAAGCCAGGCCCTCCTGCACGCGGTGCGCTTCATCGCCGGCTCGTTGCGCCGCTGCGGCACTGTAGCCATGGCGTCGCCGCTGCCACGGCTGCCTGCGCACGGACCCGGGCTAAGCCCCTTCGCCCCAGTCGCGCCCTCCTGCATGTTCCCCTCTCCCGGGCCCTCCCCGGCGTGCCTCTCCTTGGCTCCTCCCCGCCGCTGTGGCATCTCACCACCGCGCCCATGGCTGCTGGGCTACCGGCGCACGTAGCCAGCAGGCCACGGGCCACCTTCCGCCACGGTCGGCCCCGGGACTACGTGGGCCTAGCACTGCTCACCAGTCGGCCTCTTCCGCTACTGGCTGGTCCTGCCAGCCACTCCCTCGCCACCTCCGACCGGGGAGTCATCGGGGAGCAGGGCCAGCAAATCAGATAGGCCACGGAGTAGGGCGTTGTGGATCCGGTCGGTGTTGAGGTGGGGAAGAAGCCAGCCCACACTCGTGCCGGGAGTGCTCGCGCTGGGAGGCTGGCCCGCGTCGAGGAGACGCTCGCGCCGGGGAGGCAGGGCCACGCTGGGACCGCCTATCGTGCGA is part of the Miscanthus floridulus cultivar M001 chromosome 9, ASM1932011v1, whole genome shotgun sequence genome and encodes:
- the LOC136480321 gene encoding CASP-like protein 4D1, which produces MAAFSERALAAVSLVLRVLTLLFLIASLIIMVTNKIYFGPFSAVEDPPNFTFRDRLAYRYVVSAAVIGCAYTLLVLPFDVIHVAQGRKIGRGGATVLLIFTDVVFAVLIATGAAAGLGLTVDSQRFPELLDSDTKNFCNMVDLSCGLMLGATVCMVIMITISAHLLI